CGATAGGCAACGGCTGATCGCTGTAGGCATGCCTTCTGAGATCTTCAGGGATGAAGATATGCCGGGGCACCTTCTCCATTGCCTTAAGGACATTCTCATCTTCAACCCCCCTCTGCCGAATCTGATAATCAACCATATCCATGCGGAGTCTGCGGTAATAGTCCTCATCCAAAATTATCACCTCTTAAATGAGTATAATGAGCAGGAAAGTATATATTCTTTGACCGGGCATTCAGTCAGATTTCAATGGGATATTAACAGAACTCTCCGTATAAAGACAGCCGGAAAACATAAACAGAACAATTGGATATTCTTCACCGGGATTTTGCAGAAGAAACAATTTTTCCGGATAGCAGTATGAAGATAAAAGCTGACATTATGACCGCAATACCAGAAAAGTGGTAATAAACACCAAGTCCGTATATATCAATAATAATTCCGCCGATGACAGGTGCGATCATATCACCCACACCCCTTACGGAGTTATAGATGCCCATCACAGCACCCATTCCGGCAATCCTTCCCGCCTCAACCATATATGCGTTTAAGGCAGGATATACAAAGAGTCCGCCCGCCGCATGCAGCAGTGCGAGCAGAAGCAGGACCGTGAGACTTCCTGCGCAGGAGACAGCAATGAATGCAGCCCCCATGATAAGACACCCGAGAGGCACAAGGTACATTCTGCCCCTGCGGTCTGCGATATTGCCAAATACCATCTGAAGTATTCCGGCGGAGAATACATTCAGCGAGATGATAAGCCCGGCAGCTCCGGGGGACAGGCCAATTCCCGGAACATAAAGCGGGATGAATACCAGAAGGCCAATCATGCCGAACTCCGTCACAAAAGTGACAAGCAGAACTCCGGCATATAGGGGATTTTTAAAGAGCAACCTTAAGGCTTCGGACGATAAAATCCCCGATATGCGGGACATCACGGATTTTAGAGAGAATCTGAATTTTCCGGCAGAATCACTATTTTTAACCACGGATTTTGGACCGCCGGCCACCGGGGGAGCATCTCCGGATATTTCACTCCGGATTTTTAACTCTGACGGAAGAAAGAGCACCAGGACAAGAAATGCAACTGCTGAAAGGAGAGTCAGGGAGTAAAATGCCGCCTTAAAACCTGAGAGGTCATAGAGGTAACCGCCTATGAGAGGCCCTGCACCGAATCCGAAGAGAATTGCAGCCTGAAATTTCGCCATAAAACCGGCTTCCTCCCCCGGAGATGCAATCTCTCCAAGGTATGCCATAGCAACCGGGGCAATCATTGCAGAAGAGATGCCGTGAACCAGTCTGACGGCAACAAGCGCCAGCACATCGCCGGAAATGATATAGCCAAGTGAAATTACTGCGTAGAGCAGAAGTCCGGCTCCGATAATCCTCTTCTTGTCACACCTGTCGGAGAGCGATCCAAAGTAAGGCATAAAGACCGTCCGTGAGAATGCAAACGCACCAAAAACAATGCCGATCCAGAGTCCGGACGCACCAAGGTTGTCTGCATAAACACTGAAGAGCGGGACGACTATGCCGATTCCTGCGAGGGAGATAAATACACACAGCGATAATATCAGAAGAATTCTCTGTTTATCCGGATTCCCCGGCGAATTACCACTGAGATTATGCTGACAGTTCCGGTCCGGATTATGGTTCTGATTATGGATTTTATTCAATTAAAACTCCGGAATTAGAGCCAAACAGTTCAGCAAGTTTTTTTTTCAGCAGAACCGCATCTTCTTTTAAATTATCATCATCAACTAAAAGACAATCATCGTAAAGGAGACGGAGACTGTCATTAATGTCAAGCATCGCCTCCTTTAAGGCAGGAGCATGTACATGTATACCGAATTCCTCATTGAAAAGGACAAATATCCCGAATTCAGCATTCCATTTTACTGAGAACTCAACATTCCGGGAGAGAACCCTCACATCATCCCTTGAGAATATAACTTCGGACACCAGAATGGTTCCAAATTCAGATTCTGCCTCTTCAGTTTCTGAGCACATTAAAGATTTTTCTCTCGAAGATTTTACATTATTTTACATTAATATGGCCGCAATATAGCCACAATCAATGTAATCATGATCCATATGACTACGATTTCTCTTCAAAAAGCAGAATATAATCAGGTTACCGGGTAACCGGACTATTCACAGATTTATCTTATGAAGGCATTCCTGCCGGCATAACGTGCAGAGTCGCCCATCTCCTCTTCAATCCTTAAGAGCTGGTTGTACTTCTCAACACGTTCTCCTCTTGCAGGAGCACCTGTCTTAATCTGTCCTGTGCCGAGCGCAACTGAGAGATCTGCAATGAATGAATCGACAGTCTCACCGCTTCTGTGGGATACCATGGCCGCCCATCCGTTCTTCTGTGCGAGGCGTACAGCAGCAATTGTCTCAGTAACAGTACCAATCTGATTCAGCTTGATAAGGACTGCATTTGAGACGCCTGTCTCAATACCCCTCTCAATTCTTTCTACATTTGTAACAAAGAGATCGTCCCCGACAAGCTGTACCTTATCGCCTACTGCATCAGTTAAAAGCTTCCAGCCATCCCAGTCATCCTCTGCAAGCCCGTCCTCGATTGAGAGAATAGGATACCTTTCACAGAGATCTTTATAGTACTCAACCATCTCTGCGGATGTGAGCTTTCTTCCTTCACTCTTTAAGTCATACAATCCGTCCTTAAAGATCTCACTTGATGCCGGATCAAGGACAATACCAACCTCCACTCCGGGTTTGTATCCGGCCTTTTCTATGGCCTTCATGATCAGTTTTAAAGGCTCTTCGTTTGAAGGAACTTTCGGGGCAAATCCGCCCTCATCACCGACACCGGTGCTGTGGCCCTCTTCCTTTAAAATTCCCCTGAGAGTCTGGTATATCTCTGCACCCCATCTTAAAGCCTCAGAAAAACTTCCGGCGCCGACAGGTGCAATCATAAACTCCTGAAGGTCAGCACCCTGCCAGTTGGCATGCGCACCGCCGTTCATGATATTCATGCACGGGACAGGCAAAACATAGTTCTCCGACCCTGCAACCGTCCCCAGATACTTCCATAACGAAACACCCTCAGCATCAGCCGCAGCCCTTGCGGCTGCCATTGAGACTGTCAGAATGGCATTTGCTCCGAAGTTTCCCTTGTTGGGAGTACCGTCTGCCTCTCTCATATTTCTGTCAAGGCCGGCCTGATCAGCTGCATCCATACCTGAAACCACGCCTGAAATATCAGAATTCACTGCCGAAACAGCCTTCATTACACCTTTTCCGCCGTACCTTGACTTATCACCGTCACGAAGTTCAACAGCTTCATGAATCCCGGTTGATGCACCGGACGGGCACGCTGCCCTTCCTGTCACACCGCACTCAAGTGTGACATCTGCCTCAACTGTCGGATTACCTCTTGAATCCAGGATTTCCCTCGCTTTAACTGACCTGATTTTTGTATCCATATTTATTTCTCCTGTAGCAAGATGCCCCTTAAATTTTCGGATAACTGTTTGTCTTTTTTATACAATAAATATACAATAAGCTGACCGGCACAGGATACCTCTAAGCCGGGCCGGAGATCCACACATGAAATTTGATCATGAGCAGTTGACAGGTTATTTGTAAACCAAAACCCAACCTGAATAATGTGAAGACTGCAATACTCGGAGCAGGGCTTACCGGACTTGCCCTTGCAAGACTTTTAAAAGAGAAAGGACATGAAATAACAGTCCTTGAAAAAGAGAAAGATATTGGCGGGCTGTGCCGGTCAAAGACCGAAAACGGATTTACCTTTGACATCGGAGGGTCACACATCATATTCAGCCGGGATACTGAAGTCTATGATTTCATGTGCAATCTCTTAAAGGAGAACAGGGGAACCAGAAACCGCAATACAAAAATCTTCTATAAGGACAGTTACGTCAAATATCCCTTTGAAAACGGACTGTACCAGCTGCCACCCGATGACCGTTTCTTCTGTATAAACGAATTTGTAAAAAACCTCATATCACTTGAAAAAGGCGAATTAAAAGAGCCTGAGAATTTCCGGGAATGGGTATACTACACATTCGGGAAAGGCATTGCAGAGTCGTATATGATTCCCTACAATGAAAAAATATGGAATTTTCCGACAGAGAAGATGTCACACCACTGGGTTGACGGAAGAATCCCGCGCCCTCCGGTGGAAGATATCATAAAGGCATCAATAGGCATAGAAACTGAAGGCTATACACACCAGTCAGTATTTTCATACCCGGTTAAAGGTGGAATTGAGGCGCTCATACATGCAATAGCAGAACCTGTAACAGATGACATTAAGACCGGATTCTGTGTCAGAACCATACGAAAAGAGGGGGAAATATTTGTAATCGGAGACGGCAATGAAGAGATCAGGTGTGACAAAATAATCTCCACCCTCCCACCCCAGATACTTCTGCCCTGCATGGAAGATGTCCCTGAGGAAGTCATCAACGCCTGCAAAAACCTGAAGTACAACTCTATCGCATGTGTCGGCATAGGTGTAAAAGGCGACTTAAATGATATCTCATGGCTTTATGTCCCACAGACCGAACTTGGGCCGGCAAACAGGATATCATTCCCGTCCAACTATTCTGTGGAGGCATCTCCGGACGGTCATTCATCCATCCTTGCTGAAATTACATTCAATGAAGGCGATGCAGTATCAGGGATGTCTGATGATGAGATCGCAGACGGAGCAATAGATACATTATGCAGAATGGGCATAATGGAAAGTCCTGATGATGCAGTGTATAAAACCGTTGAGAGATTTGAATATGCATATGTCGTCTATGATACCGAATACCAGAAGAATGTAAAGACTGTCAGGGACTATATTGAATCGGCCGGAATCGACACTGTAGGAAGATTTGCTGAATTTGAGTACCTGAATATGGACGGCTGCATAAGAAGAGTTCTGGAATACGTAAAAGAACTCAGCTGAAAAGACCGGCTTTAAACCGGGTCTGAATACATTCCGGGCACCAAT
The sequence above is a segment of the Methanoplanus limicola DSM 2279 genome. Coding sequences within it:
- a CDS encoding MFS transporter is translated as MNKIHNQNHNPDRNCQHNLSGNSPGNPDKQRILLILSLCVFISLAGIGIVVPLFSVYADNLGASGLWIGIVFGAFAFSRTVFMPYFGSLSDRCDKKRIIGAGLLLYAVISLGYIISGDVLALVAVRLVHGISSAMIAPVAMAYLGEIASPGEEAGFMAKFQAAILFGFGAGPLIGGYLYDLSGFKAAFYSLTLLSAVAFLVLVLFLPSELKIRSEISGDAPPVAGGPKSVVKNSDSAGKFRFSLKSVMSRISGILSSEALRLLFKNPLYAGVLLVTFVTEFGMIGLLVFIPLYVPGIGLSPGAAGLIISLNVFSAGILQMVFGNIADRRGRMYLVPLGCLIMGAAFIAVSCAGSLTVLLLLALLHAAGGLFVYPALNAYMVEAGRIAGMGAVMGIYNSVRGVGDMIAPVIGGIIIDIYGLGVYYHFSGIAVIMSAFIFILLSGKIVSSAKSR
- the eno gene encoding phosphopyruvate hydratase; protein product: MDTKIRSVKAREILDSRGNPTVEADVTLECGVTGRAACPSGASTGIHEAVELRDGDKSRYGGKGVMKAVSAVNSDISGVVSGMDAADQAGLDRNMREADGTPNKGNFGANAILTVSMAAARAAADAEGVSLWKYLGTVAGSENYVLPVPCMNIMNGGAHANWQGADLQEFMIAPVGAGSFSEALRWGAEIYQTLRGILKEEGHSTGVGDEGGFAPKVPSNEEPLKLIMKAIEKAGYKPGVEVGIVLDPASSEIFKDGLYDLKSEGRKLTSAEMVEYYKDLCERYPILSIEDGLAEDDWDGWKLLTDAVGDKVQLVGDDLFVTNVERIERGIETGVSNAVLIKLNQIGTVTETIAAVRLAQKNGWAAMVSHRSGETVDSFIADLSVALGTGQIKTGAPARGERVEKYNQLLRIEEEMGDSARYAGRNAFIR
- a CDS encoding protoporphyrinogen/coproporphyrinogen oxidase; the encoded protein is MKTAILGAGLTGLALARLLKEKGHEITVLEKEKDIGGLCRSKTENGFTFDIGGSHIIFSRDTEVYDFMCNLLKENRGTRNRNTKIFYKDSYVKYPFENGLYQLPPDDRFFCINEFVKNLISLEKGELKEPENFREWVYYTFGKGIAESYMIPYNEKIWNFPTEKMSHHWVDGRIPRPPVEDIIKASIGIETEGYTHQSVFSYPVKGGIEALIHAIAEPVTDDIKTGFCVRTIRKEGEIFVIGDGNEEIRCDKIISTLPPQILLPCMEDVPEEVINACKNLKYNSIACVGIGVKGDLNDISWLYVPQTELGPANRISFPSNYSVEASPDGHSSILAEITFNEGDAVSGMSDDEIADGAIDTLCRMGIMESPDDAVYKTVERFEYAYVVYDTEYQKNVKTVRDYIESAGIDTVGRFAEFEYLNMDGCIRRVLEYVKELS